A window from Sphingobacterium hotanense encodes these proteins:
- a CDS encoding SGNH/GDSL hydrolase family protein yields MSRSKTITLICALCCMLTLSSFLIKQEKQRVYIIGDSTVRNGQGNGSNRQWGWGSFLADYMDSEKVDVFNKALGGTSSRSYFTNRSLWQQILDSLRPGDIVLMQFGHNDSSPIVDSARARGTIRGNSDDYQEVNNPLLKQKEMVYSYGFYLRRFVKNIKDRGARAIICSPIPRNKWEGNEVVKSDYAKWAEEAATQSAADFIPLQDLVATAYQQQGQEYVNTHYFDAKDATHTLKDGAVLNAKLIATYLSNNPKLGLAQWIKK; encoded by the coding sequence AGCAGAAGTAAAACTATCACTTTAATATGTGCGTTATGTTGCATGTTGACCTTAAGTAGCTTTCTGATAAAACAGGAAAAGCAACGTGTTTACATTATCGGCGATTCAACCGTACGGAATGGACAGGGAAATGGGAGTAACAGACAATGGGGTTGGGGAAGCTTCCTTGCGGATTATATGGATAGCGAAAAGGTAGATGTGTTTAATAAGGCTTTAGGTGGAACCAGCTCCAGGTCATATTTTACGAACAGGTCGCTGTGGCAACAAATATTGGATAGTCTGCGACCGGGCGATATTGTATTAATGCAGTTTGGTCATAATGATTCCAGCCCTATTGTTGACTCTGCGAGAGCAAGAGGTACTATTCGGGGTAATTCTGATGATTACCAAGAGGTTAATAATCCTTTATTGAAGCAAAAGGAGATGGTGTATAGCTACGGTTTTTATCTACGTCGGTTTGTGAAAAACATTAAAGATCGAGGAGCACGAGCAATTATCTGTTCACCGATACCAAGAAATAAATGGGAGGGTAATGAAGTTGTCAAAAGTGATTATGCGAAATGGGCCGAAGAGGCCGCTACACAATCAGCGGCAGATTTTATCCCACTTCAAGATTTAGTAGCGACAGCATATCAACAACAGGGACAAGAATATGTCAACACGCATTATTTCGATGCGAAAGACGCAACACACACTTTAAAGGATGGTGCAGTCTTAAACGCCAAACTTATTGCAACGTATCTTTCTAACAATCCGAAATTAGGACTCGCCCAATGGATCAAGAAATAA